In Nitrospirota bacterium, a single window of DNA contains:
- a CDS encoding aminopeptidase P family protein — translation MQDQRTINAGRIERLKEILRERTVGALLVINLANIRYLTGFSGSSGFLLISEHGDFFFTDFRYKEQSETEVSGAEIVITENDSVSFITNFMIEKLGFEEFYIEDTIPLRQFQEFGKKLKVSATQDVVEVLRELKDAYELQMISKAVERAERALIEVKPYIRPGVTEREIALRLDESLKTTGVRKLPFDTIIASGVNTAIVHAKPTEKLLEPGDFVLIDWGGECEGYFSDMTRTFLLKGDNLAKKREIYEFVQIANELGRTSVTAGKSAAEIDTVTRDIITKAGYGQYFGHSTGHGVGLDVHELPYIRSYNTQTTIQQGMVFTIEPGIYISGLGGVRIEDMVVVENKNNCKTLTSLPRNLEIL, via the coding sequence ATGCAGGACCAGCGTACAATTAATGCCGGACGTATCGAAAGGCTAAAGGAAATCCTGAGAGAGCGGACAGTTGGCGCTCTTTTGGTTATAAATCTTGCAAACATCCGGTATCTTACTGGGTTTAGCGGCTCAAGCGGGTTTTTGCTGATAAGCGAACATGGGGATTTCTTTTTTACCGACTTCAGATACAAAGAACAAAGCGAGACAGAGGTCTCTGGTGCAGAGATTGTAATAACAGAAAACGACAGTGTTAGTTTCATCACCAACTTTATGATAGAAAAACTTGGGTTTGAGGAATTTTACATTGAAGACACCATTCCCTTGAGGCAGTTTCAGGAATTTGGTAAAAAGCTCAAAGTGAGCGCCACACAAGATGTGGTAGAAGTGTTGCGGGAACTGAAGGATGCCTATGAGCTACAGATGATAAGCAAAGCTGTGGAACGTGCCGAGCGGGCATTAATTGAGGTGAAGCCATACATACGTCCGGGAGTCACAGAGCGTGAAATAGCGCTTCGACTTGATGAGAGTTTGAAAACCACCGGCGTGCGAAAACTCCCCTTTGACACAATTATAGCCTCAGGGGTCAACACGGCCATAGTTCACGCAAAGCCTACAGAGAAACTATTAGAGCCCGGTGATTTCGTGCTGATAGACTGGGGCGGAGAGTGTGAGGGTTATTTTTCTGACATGACAAGGACTTTTTTATTAAAAGGCGATAATTTGGCAAAAAAACGTGAAATCTACGAGTTTGTTCAGATAGCAAACGAGCTTGGACGTACCTCCGTCACTGCCGGCAAAAGTGCCGCCGAAATTGACACTGTCACCAGAGATATAATAACAAAGGCTGGATATGGCCAATATTTTGGGCATTCAACCGGACATGGCGTTGGGCTTGATGTCCATGAGCTCCCATATATCAGAAGCTACAATACGCAGACAACAATTCAGCAGGGAATGGTCTTTACAATAGAGCCAGGCATTTATATAAGCGGCCTTGGCGGCGTCAGAATTGAAGATATGGTCGTGGTTGAAAATAAAAATAACTGTAAAACACTAACATCACTACCAAGAAATCTGGAAATATTGTAA
- the coaBC gene encoding bifunctional phosphopantothenoylcysteine decarboxylase/phosphopantothenate--cysteine ligase CoaBC codes for MGISHTTKRCSNSLYIILGVTGSIAAYKAPELVRAFKAASCGVRVVMTDAATRFVSPLSLEVVSENPVVTDSFSDPLSHIELARDAAFFLTAPASLNTITKYALPLADNLLTTMFTAYSGASAIAPAMNSKMYENPIFKRRLDFLKSMGVIEIPPECGSLACGDVGVGKMAAVETIVSTVMSHINGKKDMVGMRVLVTAGPTREYIDPVRFLTNRSSGKMGYAIAYEAARRGALVTLISGPVSLPAFNAGRVINVETSSEMEQAVLSEYKDAHIVVKAAAVSDFKPEKYASVKITRQDGFSLNLSKTDDILAKIAKERKVSDNGTKTPFIAGFAAETGANVQRAREKLIKKGADLIVFNDVTADGAGFDVDTNIISIVTEDQIIDYPEMKKSLCAEKILDAVLNKLTTGRIENGQDRQKTP; via the coding sequence ATGGGGATAAGTCATACGACGAAGAGGTGTAGCAACAGCCTCTACATTATCTTAGGGGTAACGGGCAGCATTGCGGCATATAAGGCGCCGGAGCTTGTGCGTGCCTTTAAAGCTGCCTCTTGCGGAGTGCGTGTTGTGATGACCGATGCGGCAACGCGTTTTGTATCTCCGCTCAGTCTTGAGGTTGTCTCAGAAAATCCGGTTGTAACGGACTCATTTTCTGACCCATTATCACACATTGAGTTAGCTCGGGATGCCGCTTTTTTTTTGACAGCTCCGGCCTCTTTAAACACCATCACAAAGTACGCTCTGCCGCTTGCCGATAATCTCCTGACAACCATGTTTACGGCTTATAGCGGAGCTTCTGCCATAGCTCCGGCTATGAATTCAAAGATGTATGAAAACCCAATATTTAAACGGCGGCTCGATTTTCTAAAGAGCATGGGAGTTATAGAGATACCTCCGGAGTGCGGCTCACTTGCCTGCGGAGACGTTGGTGTTGGCAAAATGGCAGCTGTTGAAACGATAGTCTCAACCGTTATGAGTCATATAAACGGTAAAAAAGACATGGTGGGGATGAGGGTGCTTGTTACGGCTGGCCCCACACGAGAGTACATTGATCCGGTAAGGTTTCTGACTAACCGGTCATCGGGCAAAATGGGCTATGCAATAGCGTATGAAGCGGCAAGGCGCGGCGCTCTTGTCACTTTAATAAGTGGCCCCGTATCACTGCCTGCTTTTAACGCTGGCAGAGTCATTAATGTTGAAACATCCTCTGAGATGGAACAAGCCGTGCTCAGTGAATATAAGGATGCGCACATTGTAGTTAAAGCCGCCGCTGTTTCTGATTTTAAGCCTGAGAAATATGCCTCTGTAAAAATCACAAGACAAGACGGTTTTAGTTTAAACCTTTCTAAAACTGACGACATACTGGCAAAGATTGCTAAAGAGCGTAAAGTCTCTGATAATGGCACAAAAACTCCGTTTATAGCTGGTTTTGCTGCAGAGACCGGAGCAAATGTGCAAAGGGCACGTGAGAAACTTATTAAAAAAGGTGCAGACCTAATCGTATTTAACGATGTTACAGCAGATGGTGCCGGATTTGACGTTGATACCAACATTATCTCCATAGTGACAGAGGATCAGATTATAGACTATCCTGAGATGAAAAAAAGCCTCTGTGCCGAAAAAATCCTCGATGCCGTTTTAAATAAACTTACAACCGGACGCATAGAAAATGGGCAAGATAGACAAAAAACTCCTTAA
- a CDS encoding DNA-directed RNA polymerase subunit omega, with amino-acid sequence MDLISLPIELDEEKIDGRFRLVNIVAQRAKELSHRGKPKIATKAKRVTTIALEETLQYILEFITGDEAKQANEEAKRLDYKRFLEEKRRETEQEDLSELEKDLKFYLTEKEEIDKTPTIDIESLFSDGDKSYDEEV; translated from the coding sequence ATGGATTTAATATCGCTGCCGATTGAGCTTGATGAAGAGAAGATAGACGGCCGCTTCAGACTTGTTAATATTGTGGCTCAAAGGGCAAAAGAATTATCCCACAGAGGGAAGCCAAAGATAGCAACTAAGGCTAAGCGCGTGACTACCATTGCTCTTGAGGAAACCCTCCAGTACATACTTGAGTTTATAACCGGAGATGAGGCTAAACAAGCAAACGAGGAGGCAAAGCGTCTTGATTACAAACGGTTCCTTGAGGAAAAGCGCAGGGAAACCGAGCAAGAGGATCTGTCGGAACTGGAAAAAGATCTCAAATTCTACCTTACGGAAAAAGAGGAGATAGACAAGACTCCCACTATAGACATAGAGAGCCTGTTTTCAGATGGGGATAAGTCATACGACGAAGAGGTGTAG
- the gmk gene encoding guanylate kinase, translating into MLQRNNKGRLYILSAPSGTGKTTLCTSLLDLVPNLKESVSFTTRKPRVGEIQDVDYTFISVEEFKLMLNGGQFIEWAEVFGNYYGTSLKRIEEILSSGGDVLLDIDIQGVRQIKAKHTDAVFIFILPPSMETLEQRLRGRGKDSEEDIIKRLLVAKKEMMECVFYDYIIVNDVLDHALNQLQSIIVSNRLRTDGIDYQWLENHFDIH; encoded by the coding sequence ATGTTACAGAGAAATAATAAAGGCAGGCTTTATATATTGTCAGCACCGTCAGGAACCGGCAAAACCACACTGTGCACATCTTTGCTTGATCTGGTGCCAAACTTAAAGGAATCCGTCTCTTTCACAACACGTAAGCCAAGAGTCGGCGAAATACAGGACGTGGATTACACGTTTATAAGCGTTGAGGAATTTAAACTCATGCTTAACGGCGGACAGTTTATAGAGTGGGCAGAGGTTTTTGGTAACTACTACGGCACATCTTTAAAAAGGATAGAAGAGATACTTTCATCCGGAGGTGATGTGCTGCTTGATATAGACATTCAGGGGGTAAGACAGATTAAGGCCAAACACACTGATGCCGTCTTTATATTTATCCTTCCGCCTTCTATGGAAACCCTTGAGCAGCGCCTAAGGGGACGAGGTAAGGACTCTGAGGAGGATATTATAAAAAGACTCCTTGTTGCAAAAAAGGAGATGATGGAGTGTGTCTTTTATGATTATATTATCGTAAACGATGTCTTAGACCATGCTCTTAATCAGTTACAGTCGATAATCGTATCAAACCGCCTGAGAACTGATGGCATTGATTATCAATGGCTTGAAAATCATTTTGATATACATTAA
- a CDS encoding YicC family protein, with amino-acid sequence MIFSMTGYGCAQKDALKVEIRSVNHRYLDISIKAPVFMLKHEPMLRAIIKEHLNRGRVDVYISTTSEVPGTRVMINRDFVGPMVDSLNALKEEFKLSGSVDIATVLSFKEAVIKEDENPAEEILEGIFRDALRGLIDMRQQEGKNLYDIVQNRLRTLSEIITEIEHRQKAAMSVVSEKLRERLNELFKDFVIDENRLIQEAAILSDKMDISEEIERVGSHLKQFNKILQNNDNIGKGLDFLLQELNREANTISSKAGHYDIGAEAVNLKLEIEKLREQVQNIE; translated from the coding sequence TTGATTTTCAGTATGACAGGTTACGGCTGTGCTCAGAAGGATGCTCTGAAAGTAGAGATCCGCTCGGTTAACCACAGATACCTTGATATTTCTATAAAAGCTCCTGTGTTTATGCTTAAACATGAACCGATGTTAAGAGCAATCATTAAGGAACACTTAAACCGCGGGCGTGTTGACGTTTATATCAGCACTACATCAGAGGTGCCGGGCACACGGGTGATGATAAACAGGGATTTTGTGGGCCCTATGGTTGACTCTTTAAATGCTCTTAAGGAGGAGTTTAAACTCAGCGGCAGTGTGGACATCGCCACTGTGTTGTCCTTTAAAGAGGCAGTAATAAAGGAGGATGAGAATCCGGCAGAGGAAATTCTTGAGGGGATTTTTAGGGATGCGCTCCGAGGCCTTATAGATATGAGGCAACAAGAGGGCAAAAATCTCTATGACATAGTGCAAAACCGTCTTCGCACACTTTCAGAGATAATCACAGAAATTGAACATCGGCAAAAGGCGGCTATGTCTGTGGTCTCTGAAAAATTACGAGAGAGACTGAATGAGCTTTTCAAAGACTTTGTAATAGATGAAAACCGTCTGATTCAGGAGGCGGCAATTCTTTCAGATAAGATGGACATATCAGAGGAAATCGAACGGGTTGGAAGCCATCTCAAACAATTTAACAAAATCCTTCAAAATAATGATAATATAGGTAAGGGACTTGATTTCTTATTGCAGGAATTAAATCGGGAGGCTAACACGATTTCCTCAAAAGCAGGGCATTACGACATAGGGGCTGAGGCGGTTAACCTGAAGCTTGAAATAGAGAAACTTCGTGAGCAGGTACAAAACATTGAATGA
- a CDS encoding histidine--tRNA ligase, whose product MTKLSTLKGVCDVLPPEIYTWNRIEETSKEVFSSFGFNEIKIPVIEHSELFIRSIGETTDIVGKEMYTFTDKGDRSITLRPEGTAGMVRCYVENNLHLLPSPQKFYYYGPMFRYERPQKGRLRQFYQIGVEALGSASPLVDAEVITMAHTLFQRLDLTNLTIELNSIGCNKCRGSYRDAIVGFFSKKGVLCNDCQVRIAKNPLRMLDCKVERCVEQRAGAPVILDYICDDCKTHHERLKELLTALEIDYKENPYIVRGLDYYNRTAFEITTEHLGAQKAVAAGGRYDNLVSDFNGPATPAVGFAIGMERLVALVGETKNQSIPVFYLAPLGSAAENKAFVLSQSLRQRGFVTELGDGRHSLKSHLKSADKLNASFVVIIGENELKTSRALCKRLSDAFQKEIGINDIDALIAFTAEKPGGTA is encoded by the coding sequence GTGACGAAACTTAGTACCCTTAAGGGCGTATGTGATGTCCTGCCGCCAGAGATTTATACATGGAACCGGATAGAGGAAACCTCAAAGGAGGTTTTCAGCTCATTTGGTTTCAATGAGATAAAGATTCCCGTCATTGAGCACAGCGAGCTTTTTATCCGCTCCATCGGAGAGACTACGGATATTGTCGGAAAGGAAATGTACACCTTTACGGACAAAGGTGACAGGAGCATAACCCTTCGTCCTGAGGGTACAGCAGGCATGGTGCGCTGCTATGTTGAAAACAACCTGCACCTTCTGCCATCTCCTCAGAAATTCTACTACTACGGCCCGATGTTCCGGTACGAGCGGCCCCAAAAGGGACGGCTCAGGCAGTTTTACCAAATTGGCGTTGAGGCTTTGGGCAGTGCCAGTCCGCTTGTAGATGCCGAGGTAATTACTATGGCTCACACGCTTTTTCAGAGGTTAGATTTAACCAACCTTACTATAGAGCTGAACTCAATTGGGTGCAATAAGTGCAGGGGTAGCTACAGGGACGCTATTGTTGGGTTCTTTTCTAAAAAAGGAGTGCTCTGTAACGATTGCCAGGTACGTATTGCTAAAAACCCTCTTCGGATGCTCGACTGTAAAGTAGAGCGCTGTGTTGAGCAAAGAGCAGGCGCACCGGTCATTCTTGATTACATCTGTGACGATTGTAAAACTCACCACGAAAGACTTAAAGAGCTGCTCACAGCTTTAGAAATAGATTATAAAGAAAACCCCTATATTGTGCGTGGGCTGGATTACTACAACCGGACGGCTTTTGAGATTACTACTGAACACCTGGGAGCTCAAAAAGCTGTGGCCGCAGGCGGGCGGTATGATAATCTTGTTTCTGATTTTAACGGCCCCGCAACTCCTGCCGTTGGGTTTGCTATCGGCATGGAGAGGCTTGTCGCTCTTGTTGGAGAAACGAAAAATCAGAGCATCCCTGTGTTTTATCTTGCGCCACTAGGCAGTGCCGCTGAAAACAAAGCATTTGTGTTAAGCCAATCCTTGCGCCAAAGGGGTTTTGTCACAGAGCTTGGAGACGGCAGACATTCACTTAAAAGCCATCTTAAGAGTGCTGATAAATTAAACGCATCTTTTGTTGTTATAATTGGAGAAAATGAACTAAAAACATCCCGTGCTCTATGTAAAAGGCTCTCGGATGCGTTTCAAAAGGAAATTGGAATCAATGATATAGATGCTCTCATTGCCTTTACCGCCGAAAAACCCGGAGGCACAGCTTGA
- a CDS encoding DivIVA domain-containing protein, with protein sequence MRITPLDIQQKQFPVKFRGFDVEEVYAFLEVLREEMEELLRENTSLKEQLHIIESQLKEHKNMESTLRETLITAQQMIEAYKSNARKEAELITREAELKADEIIKRAQERVVKIHEDIVDLKGIRRHFKEEIRRLTEKITREIEFDKEREGEGEEWDENRRQSFGNDSDET encoded by the coding sequence ATGAGAATAACACCGCTTGATATTCAGCAGAAGCAGTTTCCGGTCAAATTCAGGGGTTTTGACGTGGAGGAGGTGTATGCTTTTTTAGAGGTGCTACGTGAGGAGATGGAGGAGCTGTTAAGGGAAAACACATCTTTAAAAGAGCAGCTCCACATAATAGAGAGCCAACTGAAAGAGCATAAAAATATGGAGTCAACGCTCAGGGAAACTCTCATAACGGCTCAACAGATGATAGAAGCCTACAAGAGCAATGCACGGAAAGAGGCAGAGTTGATAACCCGTGAGGCTGAGCTTAAAGCCGATGAAATAATAAAACGCGCCCAGGAGCGTGTCGTTAAAATACACGAGGACATAGTTGACTTAAAAGGAATCAGAAGACATTTTAAAGAGGAAATCCGCAGGCTGACGGAAAAAATAACAAGAGAAATCGAGTTTGATAAAGAGCGTGAGGGAGAGGGCGAGGAGTGGGACGAAAACCGTCGGCAAAGTTTTGGAAACGACAGTGACGAAACTTAG